One stretch of Pradoshia sp. D12 DNA includes these proteins:
- a CDS encoding AI-2E family transporter gives MFSLNQFIKSRGFVRFLTILFLIGIFYALRGMMNLVLFTFIFIFLMGGLERIISSSISKISPIRVKPQIIIILLYTIIISSLVMIIYKYIPVITMQITDLVKVIIDFYKHPPDNTAIDVVISAMQKFVSPSEIEENAVALYSYAANIGKLSLQLFLALLLSLFFLLEKEKIKRFTGSFKKSKLGVLFTELEYLGNIFVNSFGKVIEVQFLIAFVNAILSTIILYFLGFPQLLGLAFMIFLLGLIPVAGVIISLIPLCTIAYSIGGGMHVLYVVILIAAIHALESYVLNPKFMSAKTHLPTFFTFLVLVFGEHFLGIWGLILGIPIFIFLLNMLDVPDAEVTEPKNI, from the coding sequence ATGTTTTCACTCAACCAATTTATAAAAAGCAGAGGGTTCGTCCGTTTTCTTACCATCTTATTTTTGATAGGGATTTTCTATGCCCTTAGAGGTATGATGAATTTAGTTCTATTCACTTTTATTTTTATTTTCTTAATGGGCGGTTTGGAGAGAATCATTTCATCGTCCATATCCAAAATCAGTCCAATACGAGTCAAGCCACAAATAATAATTATCCTGCTCTACACAATCATAATTTCCTCTTTGGTTATGATTATTTATAAATACATACCTGTCATTACCATGCAAATAACCGACCTTGTAAAAGTAATTATAGATTTTTACAAGCACCCGCCTGATAACACAGCAATCGATGTTGTGATCAGTGCAATGCAGAAATTTGTATCACCTTCTGAAATTGAGGAAAATGCAGTGGCACTGTACAGTTATGCTGCGAATATCGGTAAATTAAGCCTGCAGTTATTTTTAGCTCTGCTGCTAAGTTTATTCTTTCTTTTGGAAAAGGAAAAAATCAAACGATTTACCGGTTCATTCAAGAAAAGCAAACTGGGCGTTTTATTCACTGAATTAGAGTATTTAGGTAATATCTTTGTAAATTCATTTGGTAAAGTTATTGAAGTTCAATTTTTAATTGCATTTGTTAATGCTATATTATCGACTATTATTCTATATTTCTTAGGATTTCCACAGCTATTAGGGCTCGCATTTATGATTTTCCTATTGGGACTTATTCCTGTTGCGGGCGTTATTATTTCCTTAATTCCTCTTTGTACAATTGCCTATAGTATAGGTGGAGGAATGCATGTACTGTATGTAGTTATTCTAATAGCAGCCATACATGCTTTGGAAAGTTATGTACTAAATCCTAAATTCATGTCGGCCAAAACTCATTTACCTACGTTTTTCACATTCCTGGTATTGGTGTTCGGTGAACATTTCCTTGGAATATGGGGCTTGATTTTAGGTATTCCTATTTTTATCTTCTTATTAAATATGCTTGATGTTCCAGATGCTGAAGTGACTGAACCTAAGAATATATAA
- a CDS encoding ABC transporter ATP-binding protein encodes MTGLEVTDISKHYKTNTALQPFSLAVKEGQCVSLCGGNGAGKSTILNILASISSPSAGTVLLDGVNMTAQNKEYVSLIGYMPDEFYAQGDMNVGEFMSFYAAIREISNERVREVIDRLGLTDKRKELVKNLSKGMRQRLLFGQSILAEPRLLIMDEPTNGLDPYWINEFIEMIKKLKEAGTITIFSTHMMDVAAELADRVLFIEKGQLAQSLENDFSDIDGFTKELSTLYRQRI; translated from the coding sequence ATGACAGGGTTAGAAGTGACTGATATCTCAAAACACTATAAAACCAATACAGCGTTGCAGCCATTTTCGTTGGCAGTGAAGGAAGGGCAATGTGTTTCTTTATGCGGAGGGAATGGTGCTGGAAAAAGTACTATCCTGAATATTTTGGCCAGTATCTCTTCCCCCTCAGCCGGAACCGTTCTGTTGGATGGGGTCAATATGACTGCACAAAATAAAGAATATGTATCATTGATTGGTTATATGCCTGATGAATTTTATGCTCAGGGCGACATGAATGTGGGAGAGTTTATGTCTTTTTATGCAGCTATCCGAGAGATTTCCAATGAAAGAGTGAGAGAGGTGATTGATCGTTTGGGATTAACCGACAAGCGGAAAGAGCTCGTAAAAAATCTTTCTAAAGGAATGAGACAAAGGTTGTTATTCGGCCAATCGATTTTAGCTGAACCAAGACTTTTAATTATGGACGAGCCGACCAATGGGCTCGATCCTTACTGGATTAATGAATTTATAGAAATGATTAAAAAGCTTAAAGAAGCAGGCACGATTACGATTTTCTCTACTCATATGATGGATGTTGCCGCAGAACTTGCCGACCGGGTGTTATTCATTGAAAAGGGGCAGCTGGCTCAATCACTTGAAAATGATTTTTCTGATATTGATGGTTTTACGAAAGAGCTATCAACCTTGTACAGACAACGAATATAA
- a CDS encoding cation acetate symporter, with the protein MNYTAFFMFLAIVFVTLLITYWASKRTNNASEFYTAGGGLTGWQNGLAIAGDYMSAASFLGIAGAVALTGFDGFFYSIGFLVAYLVVLYLVAEPLRNLGKYTLADMLAARFDAKKIRGVAAFNTMSISIFYMIAQLVGAGALIKLLLGLEYATSVLIVGALMTIYVIFGGMHATSWVQIVKAVLLMAGTFIISFIVFAKFNFNIASMFEQMSTATPLKEAFLNPGVKYTDGLDTLSLTMGLVLGTAGLPHILVRFFTVKDAKTARSSVVYATWIIGIFYVMTIFLGFGAAAFVGNADIVNANAAGNMAAPLLAKAIGGDILFAFISAVAFATILAVVAGLVLTGASAFAHDFYNEILRKGKATEKEQVKMARYASVGVSVLSILLALVAQNLNVAFLVSLAFAVAASANLPVIIYTIYWKKFNTTGAISAMVVGLITSVGLVLVSPNVFNPEAGAAILVGDPLFPLSTPGLVSIPLGFLAGFIGTLLSRKKEDEAKFDEILVKSNTGLDTIK; encoded by the coding sequence ATGAATTATACGGCTTTTTTTATGTTTCTCGCTATTGTATTTGTTACTTTGCTCATTACTTATTGGGCTTCTAAAAGAACAAACAATGCGAGTGAGTTTTACACAGCAGGAGGTGGTCTGACCGGTTGGCAAAATGGCTTAGCAATAGCGGGTGATTATATGTCTGCAGCTTCGTTTTTGGGAATAGCCGGTGCAGTCGCTTTAACAGGTTTTGATGGCTTCTTTTATAGTATAGGTTTTTTGGTCGCTTACTTGGTTGTACTTTATTTGGTGGCTGAGCCACTTAGAAATCTGGGAAAATATACATTGGCAGACATGCTGGCAGCAAGGTTTGATGCAAAAAAAATACGTGGTGTAGCTGCTTTTAATACGATGTCTATTTCTATATTTTATATGATTGCTCAGTTGGTAGGGGCAGGAGCACTGATTAAATTATTGCTGGGCTTAGAATATGCCACCTCCGTTTTAATTGTTGGAGCTCTCATGACCATATACGTTATTTTTGGTGGCATGCATGCTACTAGCTGGGTTCAAATTGTCAAAGCTGTATTACTGATGGCAGGGACCTTTATCATTTCATTCATCGTTTTTGCCAAATTTAATTTTAATATTGCAAGTATGTTTGAACAGATGAGTACAGCTACTCCATTAAAGGAGGCGTTCCTGAATCCGGGGGTAAAATACACTGATGGCCTAGATACATTATCGCTAACAATGGGACTTGTTCTTGGAACCGCTGGTTTGCCACATATCCTTGTACGATTCTTTACGGTAAAGGATGCTAAAACAGCGCGAAGCTCAGTTGTATATGCTACCTGGATCATTGGGATTTTTTATGTCATGACCATTTTCCTTGGATTTGGAGCAGCAGCTTTTGTGGGTAATGCTGATATAGTAAACGCGAATGCAGCAGGGAATATGGCAGCACCATTACTAGCCAAGGCTATTGGTGGGGATATATTGTTTGCTTTTATCTCGGCAGTTGCATTTGCGACAATATTGGCCGTTGTTGCTGGTCTTGTATTAACTGGGGCATCTGCGTTTGCCCATGATTTTTATAATGAGATATTGAGAAAAGGAAAGGCAACTGAAAAAGAGCAGGTTAAGATGGCAAGATATGCATCTGTTGGTGTTTCCGTCTTATCGATTCTTTTGGCTTTAGTAGCACAAAATTTAAATGTCGCCTTTCTTGTATCATTAGCCTTTGCCGTGGCTGCCAGTGCAAATTTACCTGTAATTATTTATACAATCTACTGGAAGAAATTTAACACTACTGGTGCTATCAGTGCAATGGTAGTAGGTTTAATCACTTCAGTTGGACTTGTTTTAGTCAGCCCTAACGTGTTTAATCCGGAAGCTGGAGCGGCGATACTGGTTGGTGACCCTTTATTTCCTTTGTCAACACCTGGTCTGGTATCCATTCCGCTAGGGTTTCTGGCTGGATTTATAGGGACATTATTATCTCGTAAGAAGGAAGATGAAGCGAAGTTCGATGAAATTTTGGTTAAATCTAATACGGGTTTAGATACTATAAAATAG
- a CDS encoding murein hydrolase activator EnvC family protein: MKKSFIAFNIALAVGAGSLLSGGYATAASLSELEKKENQIRGEKEKVNQDINQTNESIGHVVDQQTDLTAQLKKLESEITETNSKIDKINTKIGDTKKDIEQLRKDIVVLEEKIEARTELLKERARSYQVTGGKMNYLEVVVGASSFGDFVERVNAVSTIMEADNDLIAEQEKDKKDLEKKKQEVETKLQSLESMKKELTNLKAKQENQKQEKNKLMKKLKLEEKHLEEHKLSMEEESSILAGQETALSKAIAQEKERQAEVARQKVAEAAAEKKRQAELAAQRAEEAKKRQSSSSASVESSSVKKSSAPKKASEPTYSAPAPSSSSGIFMKPSAGYYTSGYGPRWGKSHGGVDIATSGTVPIVAAASGVVSRAYKSSSYGNVVFITHYINGQQYTTVYAHMRDNSMRVSTGQTVSKGQQIGLMGNTGRSTGQHLHFELHKGPWTQSKANAINPTDYIN, translated from the coding sequence TTGAAGAAGTCATTTATTGCGTTTAACATTGCTTTAGCAGTTGGTGCAGGGTCATTATTATCAGGAGGATATGCTACGGCTGCATCCTTATCAGAATTAGAGAAAAAAGAGAATCAAATTAGAGGCGAAAAAGAGAAAGTAAATCAAGATATTAATCAAACAAACGAATCTATCGGTCATGTAGTAGATCAGCAAACTGATTTAACAGCACAACTTAAAAAGCTGGAATCAGAGATTACTGAAACAAATTCAAAAATAGATAAAATAAATACAAAAATTGGCGACACAAAAAAGGATATTGAACAATTAAGAAAAGATATCGTAGTACTTGAAGAGAAGATTGAAGCAAGAACAGAATTATTAAAAGAACGTGCTAGATCCTACCAGGTTACAGGCGGTAAAATGAATTATCTGGAAGTTGTAGTAGGAGCAAGCAGTTTTGGCGACTTTGTTGAACGGGTGAATGCCGTATCTACAATAATGGAAGCTGATAATGATCTAATCGCTGAACAAGAAAAAGATAAAAAGGATTTAGAGAAGAAAAAGCAAGAAGTAGAAACTAAGCTTCAAAGCTTGGAATCTATGAAAAAAGAATTAACAAATTTGAAGGCAAAACAAGAGAATCAGAAGCAAGAAAAAAATAAACTTATGAAAAAGCTTAAACTTGAAGAGAAACACTTGGAAGAGCATAAATTAAGCATGGAAGAAGAATCTTCTATTTTAGCTGGCCAAGAAACAGCTTTAAGCAAAGCAATTGCGCAGGAAAAAGAACGTCAGGCTGAGGTTGCAAGGCAAAAAGTGGCAGAGGCGGCTGCAGAGAAAAAACGTCAGGCTGAACTTGCAGCACAAAGAGCAGAGGAAGCTAAAAAGAGACAATCCTCCTCCAGTGCATCTGTAGAAAGTTCATCTGTTAAAAAATCTAGTGCACCAAAAAAAGCCAGTGAACCAACATACAGTGCACCTGCTCCAAGCAGCTCATCTGGTATATTCATGAAACCATCCGCAGGGTATTATACTTCTGGATATGGCCCAAGATGGGGAAAATCACATGGCGGAGTTGATATTGCAACATCTGGTACTGTTCCAATCGTGGCAGCTGCAAGCGGTGTTGTATCTAGAGCTTACAAATCTTCCAGTTATGGTAATGTAGTATTTATCACTCACTATATTAATGGACAACAATACACAACTGTGTATGCGCATATGAGAGACAATAGTATGAGAGTAAGTACTGGACAAACTGTCAGCAAGGGTCAACAAATCGGTTTGATGGGGAATACTGGACGTTCAACGGGTCAGCATTTACACTTTGAGCTTCATAAAGGACCTTGGACACAAAGTAAAGCCAATGCTATAAATCCTACGGATTATATAAATTGA
- the ligD gene encoding non-homologous end-joining DNA ligase, with the protein MRYTGLCFLTKYDSENKVCTVAVLHEEKIIEVAEVKEAFTDEEREAILGILHQTGKGQQKQIYKVPPGICVQVAYKAVTNYELNSPVFVSLAVTENWTTCTWTKLVLSQYEQVAITNPGKIIWTEQSVTKEMYLDYLLTVADFMLPFLKDRHLTVKRYPEGVDLQGFYQKSTPDYAPDFVRTDLNHDINYTVCNNIETLLWLGNQAAIEFHIPFNEIEKQNPAEIVFDLDPPELGDLRLAVKAALEMKQILDQFQLTAFVKLSGRKGIQIHLPLKGATISYAETRIFTEFIALYLINRFPDNFTIERMKKNRANRLYIDYIQHDKDKTIISPYSPRETACPCIAAPLFWDEVKSGLQTEHYSMKTVKDRLVKGMNPFENYFTVDQSNQMKKIIDFIKKEHK; encoded by the coding sequence ATGAGATATACAGGTCTATGTTTTTTAACTAAATATGATAGTGAAAATAAAGTCTGTACAGTGGCAGTTCTTCATGAAGAAAAAATCATTGAGGTTGCTGAAGTAAAAGAAGCATTTACTGATGAAGAGCGCGAGGCAATTTTAGGTATCTTACATCAAACTGGGAAAGGGCAGCAAAAACAAATTTATAAGGTCCCTCCTGGTATTTGTGTACAAGTGGCATACAAGGCAGTAACAAATTATGAATTAAATTCACCGGTCTTTGTAAGCCTGGCAGTGACTGAGAATTGGACAACCTGTACATGGACTAAATTAGTACTGTCCCAATATGAACAGGTAGCCATCACGAATCCAGGGAAAATCATCTGGACAGAGCAATCAGTGACCAAAGAAATGTATTTGGATTACCTTCTTACTGTCGCTGACTTTATGCTGCCCTTTTTAAAGGACAGGCACTTAACAGTTAAAAGATATCCAGAAGGTGTCGATTTACAGGGATTCTATCAGAAATCTACACCTGACTATGCACCTGATTTTGTAAGAACGGATTTGAACCATGATATTAACTATACTGTATGTAATAATATCGAAACTCTTTTATGGCTCGGGAATCAGGCAGCCATTGAATTTCATATTCCCTTTAATGAAATTGAAAAACAAAATCCGGCAGAAATCGTGTTTGATCTTGATCCACCTGAACTGGGCGATTTACGCTTGGCTGTAAAAGCTGCATTGGAAATGAAACAAATACTCGATCAATTTCAGTTAACGGCTTTCGTGAAGTTATCAGGCAGAAAGGGGATTCAAATTCATCTTCCATTGAAGGGAGCTACGATCAGTTATGCAGAAACACGTATATTTACCGAATTCATTGCTCTCTATCTAATTAATCGTTTTCCGGACAATTTTACAATAGAACGAATGAAAAAAAATAGAGCAAATCGTCTCTATATAGACTATATTCAACATGACAAAGACAAGACGATTATCAGTCCGTATTCACCGAGGGAGACAGCGTGCCCCTGCATTGCAGCGCCATTGTTTTGGGATGAAGTAAAGAGCGGGTTGCAGACAGAGCATTACTCAATGAAAACTGTTAAGGATAGGTTAGTAAAGGGAATGAATCCGTTTGAAAATTACTTTACAGTTGATCAATCGAACCAAATGAAAAAAATCATAGATTTTATTAAAAAAGAACATAAATAA
- a CDS encoding Ku protein produces MHTIWKGTISFGLVSIPIKLHAATENKDISLRTLHNKCHAPIKYSKVCSVCGEEVSQEDIVKAYEYVKGKFVVLDDEELEKLKKEQEDKAVEIIDFVKIEEIDPIYFDKSYYMSPNEGGTKAYSLLRKALEESGKVGLAKITIRAKESLAVVRILENTLLMETIHFPDEVRKAADVPNIPAVEEIVQKELDTAILLIDQLTTTFDPSKYHDEYRTALLELIEQKKQSDTVTPTAGKKTASNVVDLMAALQASIDQTKPATKPARKRAPRRKKETS; encoded by the coding sequence ATGCATACAATTTGGAAGGGAACAATTAGTTTTGGTCTTGTCAGTATACCGATAAAGCTTCATGCGGCGACGGAGAATAAAGATATATCCCTGCGCACCTTACATAACAAATGCCATGCGCCTATCAAATATTCGAAAGTATGTTCAGTTTGCGGGGAAGAAGTGAGCCAAGAGGATATTGTCAAAGCCTATGAGTATGTGAAGGGGAAATTTGTTGTCCTGGATGATGAAGAGCTGGAAAAATTGAAGAAAGAGCAAGAGGACAAGGCAGTTGAAATTATCGATTTTGTCAAAATAGAAGAAATCGATCCTATTTATTTTGATAAGAGTTACTATATGTCACCAAATGAGGGCGGCACAAAAGCTTATTCCCTGCTGAGGAAGGCGTTGGAGGAATCAGGAAAAGTTGGGCTGGCGAAAATTACGATCCGCGCAAAGGAGTCGCTCGCTGTGGTAAGAATCCTAGAAAATACTTTACTAATGGAGACCATTCATTTTCCTGATGAGGTAAGAAAAGCTGCAGATGTACCCAATATCCCCGCTGTTGAAGAAATTGTACAGAAGGAATTGGATACAGCTATTTTATTAATCGATCAGTTGACTACCACATTTGATCCATCTAAATATCATGATGAATACCGGACAGCTTTACTTGAATTGATTGAGCAGAAAAAACAATCCGATACGGTCACACCTACAGCTGGAAAGAAAACAGCATCAAATGTTGTTGATCTTATGGCAGCACTCCAGGCATCTATTGACCAAACAAAACCAGCAACAAAGCCAGCCAGAAAAAGAGCCCCACGCAGGAAAAAAGAGACTTCCTGA
- a CDS encoding NADP-dependent oxidoreductase, whose protein sequence is MQNTKMKAIVIEEYGGQNALKEKVVEKPPLLDNQVLIEVKAASVNPIDWKLREGHLADQYAFEFPIILGLDVAGIVKEVGKHVVDFTNGDRVFARPDTTRYGAYAEYTAVDELLIAKIPDNLSFKEAASVPLAGMTAYQCLFDALEIMEGQKILIHGGAGGVGSYAIQLAKLKGAYVATTASKKNHGFLRELGADLCIDYHTENIEDKLTEYDAVLDTIGTSVQTASMKILRRGGRLVSIVDPPNEELANRYGITEEFVWLNPNGNQLKELAKLLDEGRLKPVVGETFPLNEKGVKNAHELSESSHARGKIILVVD, encoded by the coding sequence ATGCAAAATACCAAGATGAAAGCAATAGTAATAGAAGAGTATGGCGGACAGAATGCTTTAAAAGAAAAAGTAGTTGAAAAGCCGCCTCTATTAGATAATCAGGTCTTAATCGAAGTAAAAGCTGCATCCGTCAATCCAATTGATTGGAAATTAAGAGAAGGCCATCTTGCTGATCAATATGCATTCGAATTCCCTATTATATTAGGCTTGGACGTTGCAGGAATTGTTAAAGAGGTTGGTAAACACGTCGTTGATTTTACAAATGGAGACAGGGTATTTGCACGTCCCGATACAACTCGTTATGGAGCCTATGCTGAATACACAGCTGTTGATGAATTACTAATTGCGAAAATCCCTGATAATTTATCTTTTAAGGAGGCTGCATCCGTCCCATTGGCTGGAATGACGGCATATCAGTGTTTATTTGATGCATTGGAAATTATGGAAGGACAGAAAATTCTTATTCATGGTGGTGCAGGAGGTGTTGGTTCGTACGCAATCCAATTAGCTAAACTTAAAGGAGCCTATGTAGCCACCACAGCCAGCAAAAAAAACCATGGATTTTTAAGGGAATTAGGAGCCGATCTATGCATTGACTACCATACCGAAAATATAGAAGATAAATTGACAGAATACGATGCTGTTTTAGATACAATTGGGACATCCGTTCAAACTGCCAGCATGAAAATCCTACGTCGAGGCGGCAGATTGGTATCCATTGTAGATCCGCCAAACGAAGAATTAGCCAATCGCTACGGCATTACAGAAGAATTTGTATGGTTAAATCCAAATGGTAACCAGCTAAAAGAATTGGCTAAGCTTCTTGATGAGGGAAGATTGAAACCAGTAGTTGGTGAAACCTTCCCTTTAAATGAAAAAGGTGTTAAAAATGCACACGAATTAAGTGAATCCTCTCATGCGAGAGGAAAAATAATCTTAGTAGTTGATTAA
- a CDS encoding RNA ligase family protein, with translation MDPIKPFEPISAEVIPIGEEWIFQVKWDGVRMLVYKIDDEVELVNRNLNNRTKQYPEFTDLGSYCSASSVILDGEIIAMQDGKPSFHEVMKRDRMNRSELIHLSIKERPVIYMIFDILYLDGKWVIDDELAERQRLLSSIITPTENVQVVESFSNGEALYEAIKEQGLEGIVAKDLRKPYSLNGKDGRWQKVKFYKDLIAIVGGYVTKGSELQSLVLGLYDSSGGLKYIGRAGKGRYKLDEWKVIKEFMEKALQTENPFTSKVGNTKQYHWIQPIYTVKVSYLEWTESMTLRQPLLESFVDRNPKECLLELEI, from the coding sequence ATGGACCCAATAAAACCCTTTGAGCCGATTTCCGCTGAAGTTATACCAATAGGGGAGGAATGGATCTTCCAGGTTAAATGGGATGGTGTGCGGATGTTAGTTTACAAAATAGATGATGAAGTAGAGCTGGTTAATCGTAATTTAAATAATAGAACAAAGCAATATCCGGAGTTTACGGATTTAGGCAGCTATTGTTCTGCATCCTCTGTAATTTTGGATGGCGAAATTATCGCTATGCAAGATGGAAAGCCATCTTTTCATGAGGTAATGAAGCGGGACCGGATGAACCGATCAGAATTGATTCATCTTTCCATAAAGGAACGACCTGTCATCTATATGATTTTTGATATTCTTTACCTGGATGGAAAATGGGTTATTGATGACGAACTTGCAGAACGTCAAAGATTATTGTCATCTATAATTACGCCAACAGAGAATGTACAGGTTGTAGAAAGCTTTTCGAATGGAGAGGCATTATACGAGGCCATCAAGGAGCAGGGATTAGAGGGTATCGTTGCAAAGGATTTGCGTAAACCCTATAGCTTGAATGGGAAAGACGGTCGGTGGCAGAAGGTGAAATTTTATAAAGACCTCATTGCTATAGTTGGGGGATATGTGACAAAGGGGAGTGAACTGCAATCCTTAGTACTGGGATTATATGACTCCTCGGGAGGACTCAAGTATATTGGTCGTGCAGGAAAAGGACGCTATAAGCTGGATGAGTGGAAGGTGATTAAAGAATTTATGGAAAAAGCCTTACAAACTGAAAATCCTTTCACCTCAAAAGTGGGAAATACAAAGCAGTATCACTGGATACAACCCATTTATACAGTGAAGGTCTCTTATCTGGAATGGACAGAATCTATGACATTAAGGCAGCCTTTATTAGAATCATTTGTCGACCGTAATCCAAAGGAATGTTTATTGGAGCTTGAGATATGA
- a CDS encoding SDR family oxidoreductase has product MALSEKSKGKVAIVTGGGSGIGAATAKKFADNGIRVCIMDINIDNAEKIKEEITNAGGEACVYEVDIRDEAQIREGISQVMNKWERLDILFSNAGINGTLSSIEEFEISDWNEVIETNLRSTFLFVKYCIPHMKEQGGSIIITSSINGNRRFAGFGMAAYSTSKAGQIGFMKMAALELARYKIRVNAICPGAIETNIDSSTTKSESLKEIEIPIEYPEGMQPLADGPGSAEQVANLVYFLASDESSHVSGTEIYVDGTESLL; this is encoded by the coding sequence ATGGCGTTATCTGAAAAATCAAAGGGTAAAGTTGCAATCGTAACTGGTGGAGGTTCTGGGATTGGCGCAGCCACAGCTAAGAAGTTTGCGGACAATGGCATTCGTGTCTGTATTATGGACATAAATATTGATAATGCAGAGAAAATAAAGGAAGAAATCACAAATGCAGGAGGAGAAGCCTGTGTTTATGAGGTTGATATCCGTGATGAAGCTCAAATTCGTGAAGGAATTTCACAGGTCATGAATAAGTGGGAAAGGCTTGATATTCTGTTCAGTAACGCTGGTATAAACGGGACCTTGTCTTCTATTGAAGAATTTGAAATTTCGGACTGGAATGAAGTGATTGAAACGAACCTTAGAAGCACATTCTTGTTTGTTAAATATTGCATTCCTCATATGAAAGAGCAAGGTGGCAGCATCATAATCACAAGCTCAATCAATGGAAATAGACGGTTCGCTGGCTTTGGTATGGCAGCCTATAGTACTTCGAAGGCCGGTCAAATTGGATTTATGAAAATGGCGGCCTTAGAGTTGGCCAGATATAAAATCCGAGTTAATGCCATTTGTCCTGGTGCAATTGAAACAAATATAGATAGCAGCACAACTAAGTCTGAAAGTTTAAAGGAAATCGAAATACCTATCGAATATCCTGAAGGAATGCAGCCATTGGCAGATGGACCAGGATCAGCTGAACAGGTAGCAAATTTGGTTTACTTCCTTGCATCTGACGAGTCAAGTCATGTTTCCGGTACCGAAATATATGTCGATGGAACTGAATCATTACTGTAA
- a CDS encoding ABC transporter permease: MWNIWSSEWRMTSRGRSYYSIAILWIVVISLLLALERTNGAISGYTNITGTVVNIMLYILPLFMLIFGSFSIANEMENGQWRLLCTYPLDIVSYFFGKLGGQFTAQAVCFSLAYWLSMVIGLLTGIDISLTWMLVLFLFSMLLILFFLTLGLFIGSFVSTKWQALTLSVAVWFLLIMIWPTALIAILGALPYSMIGVLMKIAMIINPAEFLRFFLVIRLDGGSIFGQAYDGLVPLFNEGIVWGVLFLYAFVFIAALGFIAIWYLKRRRAQ; encoded by the coding sequence ATGTGGAACATATGGAGCTCTGAATGGAGAATGACATCACGGGGCCGTTCGTATTATTCAATCGCCATTCTATGGATTGTTGTCATTTCTCTTTTATTGGCATTGGAGCGGACAAATGGAGCAATCTCAGGATATACAAATATTACGGGAACAGTCGTTAATATTATGTTATATATATTGCCATTATTTATGTTGATTTTTGGCTCTTTTTCAATAGCTAATGAAATGGAAAATGGCCAATGGAGATTATTATGTACGTATCCATTAGATATCGTCTCCTACTTCTTTGGTAAACTTGGAGGCCAGTTTACTGCCCAGGCAGTGTGTTTTTCACTGGCGTATTGGTTGAGTATGGTAATTGGGTTGCTGACTGGGATTGATATTTCGTTAACTTGGATGCTTGTGCTTTTTCTATTTAGTATGCTGTTAATCTTGTTTTTCCTGACACTTGGCCTTTTTATAGGATCATTTGTAAGCACGAAATGGCAGGCACTTACTCTATCTGTTGCAGTCTGGTTTCTTCTTATTATGATATGGCCGACTGCGTTAATTGCTATTTTAGGTGCTTTACCTTATTCAATGATAGGAGTGCTTATGAAAATTGCGATGATCATAAATCCAGCAGAATTCTTACGCTTTTTCTTGGTGATTAGATTGGACGGCGGTTCTATCTTCGGCCAAGCCTATGATGGATTGGTTCCGCTATTTAATGAAGGAATTGTATGGGGTGTACTATTCTTATATGCGTTTGTATTTATTGCTGCGTTAGGCTTTATTGCAATTTGGTATTTAAAAAGGAGAAGAGCACAATGA
- a CDS encoding DUF485 domain-containing protein, translating into MEEKMLSKEEQKGKRDYSAIVKSPEFQQLLNEKKKFIIPLTLFFLIFYFALPIMTSYSSVLNNSFYGHITWAWVFAFAQFIMTWTLCMIYSKRATRFDRLSDKVLKIGGKQ; encoded by the coding sequence ATGGAAGAAAAAATGTTATCCAAGGAGGAACAAAAGGGGAAAAGGGATTATTCGGCTATTGTAAAAAGTCCAGAGTTTCAACAACTTTTAAATGAAAAGAAAAAATTTATAATACCCTTAACCTTGTTTTTCCTAATCTTTTATTTTGCACTTCCCATAATGACATCCTATTCATCGGTGCTGAATAATTCTTTCTATGGACATATCACTTGGGCGTGGGTATTTGCATTTGCACAGTTTATTATGACGTGGACGTTATGTATGATCTATTCTAAAAGAGCAACCAGATTTGACCGCTTAAGTGATAAGGTGTTGAAAATAGGGGGTAAACAGTAG